A window of the Loxodonta africana isolate mLoxAfr1 chromosome 3, mLoxAfr1.hap2, whole genome shotgun sequence genome harbors these coding sequences:
- the TAGLN2 gene encoding transgelin-2, translating to MANRGPAYGLSREVQQKIEKQYDTDLEQILIQWITSQCRKDVGRPQPGRENFQNWLKDGTVLCELINGLYPEGQAPVKKIQASAMAFKQMEQISQFLQAAERYGINTTDIFQTVDLWEGKNMACVQRTLMNLGGLAVARNDGLFSGDPNWFPKKSKENPRNFSDNQLQEGKNVIGLQMGTNRGASQAGMTGYGMPRQIL from the exons ATGGCCAACAGGGGACCTGCCTACGGCCTGAGCCGGGAGGTGCAGCAGAAGATTGAGAAACAGTATGACACAGACCTGGAGCAAATCCTGATCCAGTGGATCACCTCCCAGTGCCGCAAGGATGTGGGCCGGCCTCAGCCTGGCCGGGAGAACTTCCAGAACTGGCTCAAGGATGGGACG GTGCTTTGTGAGCTCATTAATGGACTGTACCCCGAGGGCCAGGCCCCAGTAAAGAAGATCCAGGCCTCCGCCATGGCCTTCAAGCAGATGGAACAGATCTCTCAGTTCCTGCAAGCAGCCGAGCGCTATGGCATCAACACCACTGACATCTTCCAGACTGTGGACCTCTGGGAAG GGAAGAACATGGCCTGTGTACAGCGGACACTGATGAATCTGGGTGGGCTGGCAGTAGCCCGAAATGATGGGCTCTTTTCTGGGGATCCCAACTGGTTTCCTAA GAAATCCAAGGAGAACCCTCGGAACTTCTCAGATAACCAGCTGCAAGAGGGCAAGAATGTGATAGGGTTGCAGATGGGCACCAACCGCGGGGCATCTCAGGCAGGCATGACTGGCTATGGGATGCCACGCCAGATCCTCTGA